AACTGGTGAGGTAGTACTTGAGGCTCTTGAGCTCGAGACACCGGTCGGATGGCACGTACGTGATGCGCAGCGTGGCGAAGTCTGGCAGCCCGCTGTAGGGGCACACCGGACTGAACTCGCGGGTCTCGGTGACGATCTCCTGCTCGGGGCCGGCGTACTCGAATGTCTCCAGCACCGAGACATCGACCGCCTCCGGGCCCGTGAACGGGATGGTCCTGCCTTCGGCGATGGCCATGGCGC
This Gemmatimonadales bacterium DNA region includes the following protein-coding sequences:
- the queF gene encoding preQ(1) synthase, which gives rise to MAIAEGRTIPFTGPEAVDVSVLETFEYAGPEQEIVTETREFSPVCPYSGLPDFATLRITYVPSDRCLELKSLKYYLTSYRSVGIFQEHATAKIAEDLFQVLQPIRLTVATMYNTRGGLDTTCTVTLPMEA